The Dendropsophus ebraccatus isolate aDenEbr1 chromosome 3, aDenEbr1.pat, whole genome shotgun sequence genome includes a region encoding these proteins:
- the LOC138786529 gene encoding uncharacterized protein, translated as MIKNSIIYLQSLQTTPGNSPATPPGITPAIHTGITPATSPGITPATPPGNTPATPPDNTPATPYGNIPKTPSGNTHATSPGNTPATPPDNTPATPPDNTPATPYGNTPKTPSGNTHATSPGNTPATPPGNTPATPPDITPATPYGNTPKTPSGNTHATSPGNTTTPPGNTHSIPAGNTHARPPGNK; from the coding sequence ATGATAAAAAATAGTATTATATACCTTCAAAGCCTTCAGACAACTCCTGGCAATagtcctgcaacacctcctggcataacTCCTGCAATACatactggcattactcctgcaacatctcctggcattactcctgcaacaccacctggcaatactcctgcaacacctcctgacaatactcctgcaacaccttatGGCAATATTCCTAAAACACCATCTGGAAATACTCATGCAACATCTCCTggcaatactcctgcaacacctcctgacaatactcctgcaacacctcctgacaatactcctgcaacaccttatGGCAATACTCCTAAAACACCATCTGGTAATACTCATGCAACATCTCCTggcaatactcctgcaacacctcctggcaatactcctgcaacacctcctgacattactcctgcaacaccttatGGCAATACTCCTAAAACACCATCTGGAAATACTCATGCAACATCTCCTGGCAAtactacaacacctcctggcaatacCCATTCAATACCAGCTGGCAATACTCATGCACGACCTCCTGGAAATAAATGA